The region AAAGCTACTTAAAATTTAATTAAATTTTGATAAATTTTAAGAGGAAAGCATATGAAAAATGAAGAAACTATTATTCAATCGGCAATTGAATTAGCAGAAAAATGGCAAAATAGAGCAACACAACTTGTAAGTGACTTTGACAGAGAGTTCTATGTAAAAATGAACAAAATGCTAGAACACCCAAAAGATAAAGCTCTTTTAATAGAGCTTATGGACCAATCATTTAGATGTGATTCTTATGCAAGGGTTGCAGACCAAATCTGCTTTTTATTAGAAAAACATGGAATGGCACATTTCTTTACAACTAAAGATAGAATGCTTTTATGGTTATTCCAAAATATAGGTAAACACCTACCTGGTTTATCAGTTCCTATGTTTATTGACCAAATTAGAGAGGATACAAAGACAGTTGTTTTAAAAGGTGAAAAAGAGCCTTTTAATAAACATCTTGAGATGAGAAAAAAAGAGGGAACAAGAATAAATATCAACCTTATTGGGGAAGTTGTTCTAGGTGAAGAGGAGGCAGAAGAGAGAATTGAAAAATATCTTGAAGCTTTAAAGAACCCAAATATTGATTATATCTCAATCAAAATTTCAACTATCTATTCTCAAATAAATGCACTGAATTTTAATAACACAGTAGATGTGTTAGTAAAAAAATTAACAAGAATTTACAAACAAGCAAAAAAATATCCATATATAGCTCCAGATGGGACAAAATCAAACAAATTTATTAACCTTGATATGGAAGAGTATAGGGATCTAGCTATTACAGTTGCTGTATTCAAGAAAACACTTGAAAAGGAAGAATTTCAAGATTTCTATGCAGGTATAGTTCTTCAAGCATATCTTCCAGATTCATTTAATTGGCAAAAAGACCTATGTGAATGGGCTAAAAAAAGAGTAGAAAATGGTGGAAGCCCTATTAAGTTTAGACTTGTAAAAGGTGCAAATATGGAGATGGAAGAAACAGAAGCATCTCAAAAACACTGGGGGATGGTTACTTATACAGATAAAAGTGATACTGACTCAAACTACAAAAGAATGGCAAGATATGCCCTACTTCCTGAAAATGCTCCTTTTATGCATATAGGAACAGCTTCACACAACCTATTTGAATTGGCTTTTGCTACACAATTAGCAAAAGAGAATGGTACAAGTGATTATCATACTTTAGAGATGCTTGAGGGTATGAGTGAAGCTGCAAGACTTGCAATTAGAGAGATCTCTAAAAATGTGATTCTTTATGCGCCAACAGCTGCAAAAGAGCAATTTACAAATGCAATTGCATATCTAGTTAGAAGACTTGATGAGAATACAGGTGATGATAACTTTATTAGATATTCATTTGGACTAAAAGTTGGAAGTGCTGATTGGAATATGCAAAAAGATTTATTCCTAAAATCATTTGAACATGAAAAAACATCTTTTGTTGGTGCTAAAAGAAAACAAAATAGACTTACTGAAAAATGGGAAGATTACGCAATTACTTCTTATGATACAAAAGAGTACCATGCTGAAGCAGATACAGATTTTGTCCTTCCAGCAAATCAAGAGTGGGCTAAAACTATTGTTAAAAAATGGAAGTTTTCAAAAGATACAAATCATGACATTAAACCAATTGTTGTTGCAGGTGAAGAGATTGTAGAAGATAGAAAAATAATGGAAGCTATTGATAAATCTCAGTTAAAAGAGAATGTACTAGCTGGTAAATTTGCAACTGCGAATGCTGATGACCTTAAAAAAGCAATAGAAACTGCAAAAGCTGATGTGGATGGGTGGAGAGATTTAACTCATGAACAAAGACATGCAGTATTAAAACAAGTTGCTATCAAAGTTAGAGAAAGAAGAGATGATTTAATAGGTGTTGCTGCTGCTGAAGTTGGAAAAGTATTTACTGAAACTGATGTTGAAGTTTCTGAAGCAGTTGACTTTTTAGAGTTTTATCCTTATTCAGCTCATTACTTTGAAAAATATGAAAACTTAAACTTTAAAGGAAAAGGTGTAGGAGTTGTTGTTCCACCTTGGAACTTCCCTGTTGCTATTCCATTAGGTGGAGTTGCTGCAACATTAGCTGCTGGAAACACTGCTATTATCAAACCAGCTTCAGTTGCTGCTCTTACAGCTTATGAGATGTGTAAATGTTTTTGGGATGCTGGTATTTCAAAAAATGTATTACAATTTGTTCCTTGTCCAGGTGCACTAGCTGGTGAACATTTAATTGCAAACAAAGATGTAGATTTTGTAATCCTAACTGGGGGAGAAGATACAGCTGCATCTATGTTAAAAACAAGACCTGATTTATTACTAACAGCTGAAACAGGTGGAAAAGATGCAACTATAGTAACTAGTATGGCAGATAGAGAACAAGCAGTTAAAAATGTATGTTTAAGTGCATTTAACAACTCAGGTCAAAAATGTTCAGCAACTTCTCTTTTAGTTTTAGAAGAGGAAGTTTATAATGATGAATCATTTAAAAAAGCTTTAATTGATACTGCAAAATCTATGAGTGTTGGTTCTGTTTGGGATTTTAAAAATAGAATTGGTACTTTAGCTAATCCAGTTTCAGGAAATCTTGAAAAAGCTATTAATAGTTTAGAAAAAAATGAAAAATGGTTAGTTGCACCTGAGTATGCCCAAGAGAATCCTTATATGTTAAAACCTGCAATTAAATGGGGTGTAGAGGAAGGAAATTTTATTCATAAGAATGAGCTTTTTGGTCCAGTTTTAGCTGTAATGAAAGCAAAAGACTTAAAACATGCAGTTGATATTGTAAACTCAACTGGATATGGATTAACTTCAGGGATTGAATCACTTGATGAAAGGGAAGTTGAATACTGGAAAGCAAACTTAAAAGCTGGAAACCTTTATGTAAATAGAGGAACAACTGGTGCAATCGTTCTGCGACAACCATTTGGTGGCATGGGTAAATCTGCAATTGGAGCAGGTAGAAAAGTTGGTATTTTCAACTATATAACTCAATTTGTTGAGTTTGAAGAGGTATCAACACCAAAAACTACAAAAAAATTCAATACTGACTTAACAAGATTTATCCAAAAAGCAAAACAAGATAGTTCAAATAAAGAGCAATTTGAGATGCTAGAAGTTGCAGTTCAATCTTATTTAGAAAATTATGAAAATGAGTTTTCTAAAGCAAAAGATTATTGTGAAGTAAGAGGTGAAGATAATCACTTTAGATATTTACCACTTAAAAATGTTTTAATTAGAGTTTCTACTGATGATACAATTTTTGAAGCAGTTTCAAGAATCTTAGCAGCAAAAATCTCTGGTGTTCATTTTAGAGTTTCTATTGATAATAATAGTGAAATAAAAACTTTCCTTGAAACAAATAAAGCTGATTTATTTAGTGGAAGAGATACTTTAGTTGAGGAAGATGATAATAAATTTATGCAATCGATTCCTAACTATGATAGAGTAATCTATTCAAATATTTCAAAAGTACCTGCTTGTGTATTTGAAAAAGCCTCTGAATCTTTAACTTATATTGTTAGACAAAAACCTATGATGGAAGGAAGACTTGAACTTCTAAACTATTTCATAGAACAATCAATCTCTCACTCATTTCACAGATATGGGAATATTGGTGCAAGAGGTATAAAATAAGAAGGATTTTCCTTCTTATTTATACTAATCACTACTATTCAGTTACTTTCATACGATATATTTCAATTATATAATTTTTTACAGGAAATTTAATGGAAACTTGGCTTTTAATATTAGTTTGGGTAGCAATATTTATTTTTGCTTGGTATGTACATGATAAGTATGTTCAAAGAAAACATCAAATTTTGGTAAACTATCCAATTATAGGTAGATTAAGATTTGTTTTTCAAGAGTTTAGGGAACCCTTTAGACAATACTTTGGTGATGAAAAGTTTTATGAATCTATGGATAAACTTGATTGGGTTTATAGTGCTTCAAGAGACAAAATAAATTTTGCATCCTTTTCCCCTTCCCAACCTTTACAAAAACCAAAATTAATGTTAAAACATACAAATATAGTATTAAATGATGATGAAGTTGAAAATGACTTTATTGTAACCTTTGGTGAAACAAGAAAAAAACCTTTTATTTCAAATTCTATTATAGGAAGAGGTCCTATGAGTGATGGTTCAATATCACCAGAAGGAACACGTGCTTTTGTATATGGAGCAAAAGAAGGAAACTTTCCTATTAATTCAGGGGAAGGTGGATTAACTTCAAACTTTTTTGTTACACACAACAACTATAGCACAAAATATATGAAAGAGGTTAAAGGAAACTCTTTTCAAGAAAATACATTTAAACTATTTAAATTTCTATTTAATAAACCAGTAGCTATTGATTTTTATAGAAAAATGATTTTTTATAAAAACCCTGAAGCAGATACTTACGTATTTAATAAAGAAAAAGAGTGTTTTTATAGACCAGACTGGAATGTGCCAATAGAAAATTTTCCAGAAGATGTTCCAGAAGATATGCCAGATATAATTTTACAAATTAGTTCAGGTTTATATGGGGTTAGAACAAAAGATGGTAAGTTTGATATGGAAAGGTACAAAAAACAGATGCGTTTTTGTCGTATGACTGAAATAAAAATTGCACAAGGTGCAAAACAAACAGGTGGAAAACTAATTGCAAAAAAAGTAACCCCAGCTATTGCTCACTATAGAAATATTGAACCATATAAAGATGCTTTTTCTCCAAATAGATTCCCATATGCAAAAACAAATGAAGAACTATTTGATTTTATAGCAAAACTTCAAGAAGCTTCAGGAAAACCTGTTGGAATAAAAATTGTAATTTCAGATAATGAAAATATTGAACCAATAGCAAAAGAGATAAAAAGAAGAGTTGACTTAGGTTTATCTTATCCTGATTATATTTCTATTGATGGGGGAAGTGGAGGAAGTGCCACAGCACCACTTGATATGATGGAAAGAATAGGAATGGATATAAGAGATGCTATCTATTTAGTAGATAAAGTACTTAAAAAATATAAAATAAGAGACAAAGTTAAGATTTCAGCAAGTGGGAAAGTTTTAACTCCTGATGACGTTATTATTACATTATGTATTGGTGCAGATTTTATACAAATAGCAAGAGGATTTATGATGAGTGCAGGATGTATTAGAGCTAGATACTGCTCAGGAGCAGGCAAGCATCAATGCCCTGTAGGTTTAGCAACACAAGATATCAAAAAGAGAAAACATTATTTTGTAAAAAAACATTCAGACTATATTAAAAACTATCATAATAATATTTTAAAAAGTATGAAAAGTTTACTTGCAGTTATGGGATTAAAAAATGTTAATGAATTAGATAAAAGCAAATTAATATTTTTAGATAAAGATTCGATTATTTAT is a window of Halarcobacter sp. DNA encoding:
- a CDS encoding bifunctional proline dehydrogenase/L-glutamate gamma-semialdehyde dehydrogenase, with product MKNEETIIQSAIELAEKWQNRATQLVSDFDREFYVKMNKMLEHPKDKALLIELMDQSFRCDSYARVADQICFLLEKHGMAHFFTTKDRMLLWLFQNIGKHLPGLSVPMFIDQIREDTKTVVLKGEKEPFNKHLEMRKKEGTRININLIGEVVLGEEEAEERIEKYLEALKNPNIDYISIKISTIYSQINALNFNNTVDVLVKKLTRIYKQAKKYPYIAPDGTKSNKFINLDMEEYRDLAITVAVFKKTLEKEEFQDFYAGIVLQAYLPDSFNWQKDLCEWAKKRVENGGSPIKFRLVKGANMEMEETEASQKHWGMVTYTDKSDTDSNYKRMARYALLPENAPFMHIGTASHNLFELAFATQLAKENGTSDYHTLEMLEGMSEAARLAIREISKNVILYAPTAAKEQFTNAIAYLVRRLDENTGDDNFIRYSFGLKVGSADWNMQKDLFLKSFEHEKTSFVGAKRKQNRLTEKWEDYAITSYDTKEYHAEADTDFVLPANQEWAKTIVKKWKFSKDTNHDIKPIVVAGEEIVEDRKIMEAIDKSQLKENVLAGKFATANADDLKKAIETAKADVDGWRDLTHEQRHAVLKQVAIKVRERRDDLIGVAAAEVGKVFTETDVEVSEAVDFLEFYPYSAHYFEKYENLNFKGKGVGVVVPPWNFPVAIPLGGVAATLAAGNTAIIKPASVAALTAYEMCKCFWDAGISKNVLQFVPCPGALAGEHLIANKDVDFVILTGGEDTAASMLKTRPDLLLTAETGGKDATIVTSMADREQAVKNVCLSAFNNSGQKCSATSLLVLEEEVYNDESFKKALIDTAKSMSVGSVWDFKNRIGTLANPVSGNLEKAINSLEKNEKWLVAPEYAQENPYMLKPAIKWGVEEGNFIHKNELFGPVLAVMKAKDLKHAVDIVNSTGYGLTSGIESLDEREVEYWKANLKAGNLYVNRGTTGAIVLRQPFGGMGKSAIGAGRKVGIFNYITQFVEFEEVSTPKTTKKFNTDLTRFIQKAKQDSSNKEQFEMLEVAVQSYLENYENEFSKAKDYCEVRGEDNHFRYLPLKNVLIRVSTDDTIFEAVSRILAAKISGVHFRVSIDNNSEIKTFLETNKADLFSGRDTLVEEDDNKFMQSIPNYDRVIYSNISKVPACVFEKASESLTYIVRQKPMMEGRLELLNYFIEQSISHSFHRYGNIGARGIK
- a CDS encoding FMN-binding glutamate synthase family protein; its protein translation is METWLLILVWVAIFIFAWYVHDKYVQRKHQILVNYPIIGRLRFVFQEFREPFRQYFGDEKFYESMDKLDWVYSASRDKINFASFSPSQPLQKPKLMLKHTNIVLNDDEVENDFIVTFGETRKKPFISNSIIGRGPMSDGSISPEGTRAFVYGAKEGNFPINSGEGGLTSNFFVTHNNYSTKYMKEVKGNSFQENTFKLFKFLFNKPVAIDFYRKMIFYKNPEADTYVFNKEKECFYRPDWNVPIENFPEDVPEDMPDIILQISSGLYGVRTKDGKFDMERYKKQMRFCRMTEIKIAQGAKQTGGKLIAKKVTPAIAHYRNIEPYKDAFSPNRFPYAKTNEELFDFIAKLQEASGKPVGIKIVISDNENIEPIAKEIKRRVDLGLSYPDYISIDGGSGGSATAPLDMMERIGMDIRDAIYLVDKVLKKYKIRDKVKISASGKVLTPDDVIITLCIGADFIQIARGFMMSAGCIRARYCSGAGKHQCPVGLATQDIKKRKHYFVKKHSDYIKNYHNNILKSMKSLLAVMGLKNVNELDKSKLIFLDKDSIIYDNVESVFERRVFNNGENTDLKDIS